The window GATCGACCTAGCGAAGTGGACTACACATGGCATTCATCTGCAGTGCGACCTGGACAGCCAAAGCCGGCGAAGAGCAGACCGTGCTCGACGCCATCGAGAACCTGGCACCGGCCAGCCGAATGGAGCCGGGGAACCTCTACTACCAGCCCTATCAGGATCCGTCCGACCCCAGCGTTTTTCGCATCTTTGAGGTGTACACCGACGAGGACGCCTTCAAGGCGCACGGCCAAACAGAGCACTTCGAGAAGTGGGCCCTCGGACAGGCGATCCCCGCGCTTGCCTCCCGCGAGCGTGAGTTCTACGAGACGCTGAACGCTTAACCGATGCGCGTCGCTCGCTATCAGGAGGCAGATTCGGTGCGCGTCGCCCTCGTCGAGGGCGAGTTGCTGCTTCCCCTGCCTCCCGGCACCGAGGTGCTCAGCGTATTGACGGCCTCGCCGACGGAACGTCTCGCGATTCGCGCAGGCGCAGAAACGGCGATACCGCTCGATCGAGCGTCGCTCATCGCACCGCTCGACCCTCCCGCCATGCGTGACTTCGTCACCTTCGAACGCCACGTCCAGGGCGTCCACTCGTCAGTGGGCGGCGGCGCGGCCGGAATCCCCGACGCCTGGTACGAGGCGCCCGCATTCCTCTTTATGAACCCGCACTCGCTCACCGCTCCGTTTGGAGAGGTGCCAATGCCGCCCCACACCCTGGCCATGGACTTCGAGCTGGAGGTCGCGGCGATCGTGGGGCGCACGGTGCGCGATGTCGACCCAGACGACGCAGAATCTCTCATTGTCGGATACGCGATCTTTAACGACTGGTCCGCCCGCGACATCCAGCGCCGCGAAATGCAGGTCAACCTCGGCCCCAGCAAGGGCAAAGACTTCGCGAACACCCTGGGCCCCTGGATCACCACCCCGGATGAGCTCGAACAGTGGAGGGTCGGTGACCGATTTGACCTTCGCATGGAGGTGAGGGTCAACGACGAACTCATTGGCGAGGCATCGCTGGCCGAAATGGGGTGGAGTTTTGCGGAGCTGCTCGTGCATTCATCCCGCGACGCGTGGGTCGGTGCCGGCGATGTTCTCGCGACGGGCACCTGCGGCGGCGGGGCGCTCGCCGAATGGTGGGGCAGGCGTGGCGAGCAGTCGCCGCCACCCCTCGCCGTGGGAGACGTTGTGACGATGACGGTCGAAGGGCTCGGCACGATCTCGAACCAGATCGGACCCATCCGAAGTCCGGGACACCGCGTGCCGGCGGCCCGCCCCCTGAGTCCGGCGCCAGGGGCTTAGCTACTCTCCAGTGACGCGGCGATTCGCCGGGCCGTGACCAGAACAGACGGAATATGTGACCTGGCCGTCTGCGCATCCCGAGCCACCAGCGATACTGCTCCTTTAATTCCCTCTCGCCCTCGGATGCACGCGGCGAGAAGAAGCCGCCCTTCGCCGTCGGGCATCATCGCGGCACCCGTCTCCCTCGCCTCTCTCAGGGCACCGTGAAGATCTAGTCGCGCACGTTCGTCGAGCACCGCACCACACTCCTCGACGATTGCCGGCGTTGACTCCGCGAGCACAGAGATTCCCGCTGCGGACGAGACGAGAGAGAGCCGTTCGACGCGGCCGGTCCACTCTGCTCGCGGCGACTCCGACCCAACAAGGCGGTCCACAACCACGAGCCGCCCACCGACGAGCTGCGTCAATTCCACCGTGCCCCTCGTGACCGCGTGCAGGTCCTGCAGATATCGGGCGGCGGCGGTGCGAAACTTTTCGGCTCTCTCGTATCGCCGGCCAAACTCCCACAGGGTCGGGCCAATGCGCAGACCCGCGGCTCCCGCCCGCTCGATAAAACCTTCCGCGAGCAACTCGCTGCACAGCCGGTGCACTGTGGTCAGCGGCAACTCCGTCGTGTTGGCTATTTCGGTCAGGGTGACCGGAAACGGTGCCTCCGCGAGAACGTCAAGCACCTGAACGGTGCGACCGATCACCGACACGGCAGACTCCCGCCGCGAGGCTTCAGAGACTTCACCGCGACCCTGTCTCTGTTTCGCTGCCTTCGACGCTGCGCATTGTGCCGTCAAGATGGGCTCGAAGGGTGGCGGCAGCGGCGTCGGGGCGACCGGCGAGCACGTGCTCGAGGAGTTCACGGTGTTCACGATCCACCGTCTCTCGTCGGCTTTCGGTCATCGCTTTGACCGACAGCTCCCGATAAATCTCGGCCTCGTCTCGGAGTGACCCGACCGTGACAAGGAGGCGGTCGTTACCCGCTTCAGCACAGAGAACTTCGTGAAATCGCGTGTGCGCTTCACGCCACTCGTCCGACAGTGTCGGCTGCTCCACGTCGACGCCCGCCACCGCCAAAGCATCGAAGGCAGCCTGCACGGTGCGCACCCACTCGGCGGAGCCGTTCACTGCGGAGAGACGAACCGCCTCACCCTCAAGCAGCTGGCGGATCGCGGTGAGCTCGCGCAGATCGCGAAGCGAGGTCGAGACCACGTGGAACGAGCCGGTGTCAGACGCCACAACGAGGTGCTGGTCAACGAGGCGAAGCAGAGCTTGCTGCGCCACGCTCATCGACACGTTCAACGCCTCGGACAGATCGGCTACGACCACCTCTCGCCCTGTGCCCAAACGCCCGCGCACGATATCCGCCCGAACGGATTCCACCACGTCTCCCACATCCGCTCCCTGGCGACTTTCCCATGTCATGCGGCCAACCCTAGCGGCCATCATCCGCGACACTTCCGTTATTCGGAATAGTCGCCTGGCGCAGGTCTGACCCGACACCCCAAGGTCGGGCAACTCAGCGCGACGGCAGCAGCTCCGCGAGCAGCGCTTCCACGCGCGCCTTGATGTCGTCGCGGATGGGGCGCACCTCGTCGAGGCTTTTGCCCTTGGGGTCGTCGAGCTGCCAGTCGTCGTAGCGCTTGCCGGGAAAAATCGGGCAGACATCTCCGCAGCCCATTGTGATGACGGCATCCGAATCGCGCACCTGTTCGGTCGTCATGAGCTGCGGCACGCCCTGCGAGATGTCGATGCCTTCTTCGGCCATCACCTGAATGGCGACGGGGTTGATCTCGGTGGCCGGCTCGGAGCCACCCGTGCGCACGTCGACCGCGCCATTCGAGAGGGCGCGCATGTATCCGGCGGCCATCTGCGAGCGGCCCGCGTTGTGGACGCAAACGAAGAGAACGGTGGGCTTGTCGGTCATGATGCAACTTTCTCGGTGAGAGGGGCGGGGGTGTCTGCGGATGCTCGAAAGAGTCGACCGCGCAGCCACAGCGATACATAGACGAGAGCGACGAGCACGGGAACCTCGATGAGAGGGCCGACGATTCCGGCGAGGGCTTGCCCGCTGGTGGCGCCGAAGGTTCCGATGGCGACGGCGATGGCCAGCTCGAAGTTGTTGCCCGCTGCGGTGAAGGCGAGTGTCGCCGTGCGCTCGTAACCGAGCCCCACAAGGAGCCCGAGCCCGAAGCCGAGGAGGAATGTCACCACGAAGTAGGCGAGCAGGGGCAGCGCGATGCGGGCCACATCCCACGGCCTGTCGATGACCTGCTGCCCCTGGAGGGCAAAGAGCATCACGATCGTGAGCAGCAATCCGCCGACCGCGAGCGGGCTTATGCGGGGAAGAAACTTCTGCTCATACCAATCGCGCCCTCGAGTCTTCTCGCCGATTCGCCGCGAGAGATATCCGGCGAGAAGCGGGATGCCGAGAAAGATGATGACGCTGAGCGTGATCGCCCAGAACGAGAACTCGACGGAGGTCGTCGGCAGACCGAGCCAGCTCGGCAGCACCTGCAGGTAGAACCAGCCGAGCGCGCCGAACGCGCCAACCTGAAACACCGAATTGATGGCGACGAGAAACGCGGCGGCCTCGCGGTCTCCGCAGGCGAGGTCGTTCCAGATCATGACCATGGCGATGCAGCGCGCGAGCCCCACGATGATCAGTCCCGTGCGGTATTCGGGCAGGTCGGGAAGAAAGATCCACGCGAGGGTGAACATGAGCGCTGGCCCGACCAGCCAGTTCATGACGAGGGACGAGATCATCAGGGTGCGGTCTCGGGCAACCGCGCCAGCATCCGAATATTGCACCTTGGCGAGCACGGGGTACATCATCACGAGCAGGCCGACGGCGATAGGCACCGAGACCGAGCCAATCGTGAAGGCGTGCAGAAACTTGCCAACTGCGGGCGCGAACACGGCGAGAAGGAGTCCGGATGCCATGGCGGCGATGATCCAGACGGGGAGTAGTCGGTCTGTGGTGCCGAGGCGGGCGGGGGCCTGCGTGGACATTCGTTCCCTCGATGGTCGCTGCGGTGAATATCGATTACCGTCGATACAAACTATCCGGCTATATCGACGAATGTCAATGTAGTGGCAAGATAGGAGCATGTCGCCCACCGAGCTGCTCCCCCTCACCGACGTCATCGCATGCTGCGCCCCGATCGCGCGGGAGGCGATCAGCGCCGAAAACGCCGAGAAGCTCGCCCGCTCACTCAAGGCCGTCGCCGACCCGTCGCGCATCCGCATCATCTCCCTCGTGGCATCCGCCAACGACTCCGAGGTGTGCGTCTGCGACTTCCTGGAACCCCTCGGCCTGGGCCAGCCGACCGTGTCGCACCACCTCAAGATTCTCGTCGAAGCGGGCATACTCACCCGCGAGAAGCGGGGCACGTGGGCCTATTACCGCCTGGTTCCCGGCGCGCTCGATTCACTGGGCGCGCTGCTCACAAGCGCATAGGCGGGCAGCGCTAGCCGCAACGGCGATTGCTGTCCGCCTGCCCCGCACGTTAGTGCGTGTCGAAGAGCTCCTGGTAGGCCTTGACCGCCGCAATCGTCGAAGCGCGTTCGTCGGGAGTCGGGGCGGCCGGGTTGGCCGCAATCGGAAGCGAGCCGAGCTTCATGAGCGAGGCCATGAGGAGCAGGCGCGCCTTGATCGACGTAAGATTCGAGCCGGCGATCATGATCGG is drawn from Salinibacterium hongtaonis and contains these coding sequences:
- a CDS encoding GntR family transcriptional regulator, with translation MTWESRQGADVGDVVESVRADIVRGRLGTGREVVVADLSEALNVSMSVAQQALLRLVDQHLVVASDTGSFHVVSTSLRDLRELTAIRQLLEGEAVRLSAVNGSAEWVRTVQAAFDALAVAGVDVEQPTLSDEWREAHTRFHEVLCAEAGNDRLLVTVGSLRDEAEIYRELSVKAMTESRRETVDREHRELLEHVLAGRPDAAAATLRAHLDGTMRSVEGSETETGSR
- a CDS encoding arsenate reductase ArsC; its protein translation is MTDKPTVLFVCVHNAGRSQMAAGYMRALSNGAVDVRTGGSEPATEINPVAIQVMAEEGIDISQGVPQLMTTEQVRDSDAVITMGCGDVCPIFPGKRYDDWQLDDPKGKSLDEVRPIRDDIKARVEALLAELLPSR
- a CDS encoding putative quinol monooxygenase; this encodes MAFICSATWTAKAGEEQTVLDAIENLAPASRMEPGNLYYQPYQDPSDPSVFRIFEVYTDEDAFKAHGQTEHFEKWALGQAIPALASREREFYETLNA
- a CDS encoding IclR family transcriptional regulator, whose amino-acid sequence is MSVIGRTVQVLDVLAEAPFPVTLTEIANTTELPLTTVHRLCSELLAEGFIERAGAAGLRIGPTLWEFGRRYERAEKFRTAAARYLQDLHAVTRGTVELTQLVGGRLVVVDRLVGSESPRAEWTGRVERLSLVSSAAGISVLAESTPAIVEECGAVLDERARLDLHGALREARETGAAMMPDGEGRLLLAACIRGREGIKGAVSLVARDAQTARSHIPSVLVTARRIAASLESS
- a CDS encoding ArsR/SmtB family transcription factor yields the protein MSPTELLPLTDVIACCAPIAREAISAENAEKLARSLKAVADPSRIRIISLVASANDSEVCVCDFLEPLGLGQPTVSHHLKILVEAGILTREKRGTWAYYRLVPGALDSLGALLTSA
- the arsB gene encoding ACR3 family arsenite efflux transporter, producing the protein MSTQAPARLGTTDRLLPVWIIAAMASGLLLAVFAPAVGKFLHAFTIGSVSVPIAVGLLVMMYPVLAKVQYSDAGAVARDRTLMISSLVMNWLVGPALMFTLAWIFLPDLPEYRTGLIIVGLARCIAMVMIWNDLACGDREAAAFLVAINSVFQVGAFGALGWFYLQVLPSWLGLPTTSVEFSFWAITLSVIIFLGIPLLAGYLSRRIGEKTRGRDWYEQKFLPRISPLAVGGLLLTIVMLFALQGQQVIDRPWDVARIALPLLAYFVVTFLLGFGLGLLVGLGYERTATLAFTAAGNNFELAIAVAIGTFGATSGQALAGIVGPLIEVPVLVALVYVSLWLRGRLFRASADTPAPLTEKVAS
- a CDS encoding fumarylacetoacetate hydrolase family protein, with amino-acid sequence MRVARYQEADSVRVALVEGELLLPLPPGTEVLSVLTASPTERLAIRAGAETAIPLDRASLIAPLDPPAMRDFVTFERHVQGVHSSVGGGAAGIPDAWYEAPAFLFMNPHSLTAPFGEVPMPPHTLAMDFELEVAAIVGRTVRDVDPDDAESLIVGYAIFNDWSARDIQRREMQVNLGPSKGKDFANTLGPWITTPDELEQWRVGDRFDLRMEVRVNDELIGEASLAEMGWSFAELLVHSSRDAWVGAGDVLATGTCGGGALAEWWGRRGEQSPPPLAVGDVVTMTVEGLGTISNQIGPIRSPGHRVPAARPLSPAPGA